ACGCCGCCGCAGCGCCCCGTGACGCGCGCGCCGACCGCGTCCGCCGCGGTCTCGCTCGCGCGCAGGCGGATCCGCGCTGGCGCCACCGAGGCGAAGTCGTTCCGATGGAGCGCGACCGTGCCGTCCGTCTGCCCGATGGCCACGTCGGGGTCGCCGTCGCCGTCGACGTCGCCCACCGCGAGCCCGCGGCCCGAGCCGCGCGGGCGGAGCCCCCAGCCGGGGGGGTCCACCTCGACCCCGCTCGCGCCCCCCCGCATGACCACGTTCGGCTGGTAGGCGCCGTTCAGCGCGAAGTTGCTCGCGACGACGCGCCCCCCCGACATGACGACGTCGGCCCACCCGTCCCGGTCGAAGTCCTCGATGGCGAGCCCCCAGGTCGTCTGGTAGCCGTCGGACGAGAACACCACGTCGGCGCCCCGCGCGTGGGTCCGGTCGACGAAATCCTCGCCGCGCGCGAGGAGCATGGCGGGCCGGCCGATGCTGCTCGCGACCACGTCGCCGCGCCCGTCCGCGTCCAGGTCGCCCACCGCGACGCCCATGCCGTAGAGCCGGCTGGAGAAGCCGCTCTCCACGGAGCGCTCGGAGAAGGTCACCCCTCGCGCGCCGCTCGGGCCGTCGTTCCGGAGCAGCCGGTTGGGCGTGACGAACATGCCGAAGTCGTTGACCACCAGCACGTCGACGTCGCCGTCGAGATCGTAGTCGTGCGTGACGACGGCCAGCCCGCACCCCTCGCTCGCGATCCCGGCCTCGGCCGCCACGTCCGAAAAGCGCCCTGCCCCGTCGTTGAGGAGGAGCATGTCGGGCGCGCAGACGTGTCGGGGGTACTCGAGCGTCTCGATGTAGGCCGTCACATAGACGTCGAGATCCCCGTCCCCGTCGAAGTCGGCCGGCGCGGCGGCCGCGCTCCAGCGCTCGACGTCCGGCAGGTGCGTGGCGCTCACGTCGGTGAAGACCAGCTCTCCCTCGTTCCGGAGCAGCGCGTCCGCCTGCAGGCCGAGCAGGAGCACGTCCAGGTCTCCGTCCCCGTCCATGTCGAACGGCAGATGGCCCCCGGCCTCGACGGGCGACGCGGGCGCGAGCACGTCGTCTCGCCGCGTGAATGTCCCGTCGGGTCGCTGGTGATAGACCGTCGGCGCCTCGAGCATCGTCAGGACGATGTCCAGGCGGCCGTCGCCGTCGAGATCGATCACCGAGACGCCGCCCCCGACCGCGTCGACGCCGGGTCGGCCCCCCGCGTCCGTGCCGAGCGCCGCGCTCACGTCGACGAAGCCCTGCGCGCGCGCCTCGCGGGTGGCGAGGCACGACAGCAGCGCGAGCGCGAGCGTGATCCGCAGGGTCTCGTTCATCTGGACGCCGCGTATAGCGGCTGCGCCGCTCGAAGGCGAGACTCGGGCCGCTTGTCATCGGCCGCCCCGCCCCCGATCCTCCACCCATGCTCCGGACCTGGCGAGGCATCGGCCTGGGCGCCACGGCGTCCTTCGCGTTCGCGTACGGCGTCGCGTTCTACACGCCGACCCAGGTCGGCACCGGCGCGTCGCGCTTGACCGATCGGTGGATGGACACGCTCCACGAGGAGGCCCGGCACGGCGACTGGATCGTCGTGCGCGGCACCCACATCGGCGACCAGGTCGTCGCGGGGGGCAGCATGGCGGAGCTGACCCACGCCGCCCTCTACGACCGCGAGCGCGACGAGGTCATCGAGGCGGTGGGCAGCGGCGTGCACGCGAGCCCGGCGCGCGAGCTGCTCGCGCAGGCGTACCGCTTCCTCATCGTGCGGCCGCGCAGCTGGGACGCCGAGCGAGGCGCCGCCGCCGTCGAGCGCGCCCGCTCACGCATCGGCTACGACTACGACTTCCTCGGCACGATCGGTCTCCAGTCCGACCGGCGCTTTTACTGCACGGAGCTCTGCGTCGACGCCTACCGCGCCCGCGAGCGGGGCTGGATGCCGCGCGGGGTCATTCACCCCGAGCACATGACGCGCTTCGGCCAGCTCGTGCACGACTCGGGGCCGCGCCCGCGCACCGACGCGGTGGGCCAGGTCGACGCGACCCTGCGCGCGCGCTTCGCCGCGGTGATGGCGCAGGCCCAGGGCGTCGACTACGCGGCCTCCGTCGCGCCGGGGCTGCTCCGCGGCGGCGCCCCGGACGCGCGCGGCATCGAGTGGCTCGCCGAGCAGGGCGTGCGCACCGTCGTGAACCTGCGGCACTTCCACGGGCGCACCGAAGGCGATCGCGTCCGCGCGGCCGGCATGCGCTACGAGTGGATCCCGCTCGAGTCCACCGACGCGCCCACCGCCGCGCAGGTGGATCGGTTCATGGCCATCGTCACCGACCCGGAGGCGCAGCCCGTCTACGTGCACTGCCTGCACGGCGTCGATCGGACCGGCGCGATGATCGCGCTCTACCGCATGCGCGTCGACGGCTGGTCGAACAGCGACGCCCTCGCCGAGATGGAGCACTTCGGCGCGCACGATCTCCTCCACGACCTGCGCCACTTCGTCAGCGCCTACGTGCCCTCTCGGTGAAGAGGGTCACGCCGCCGCGGACGGCCCGGCGGCGGGGGGCGCCTGCGCGGCCTTCTTCTTCTTCGTCATGCGGGACGCGATCACGTTGGCGACGATCAGCGTCACGCCAGCCGCCCCCATGGGGAACATCACCAGGAAGACCTTGATGAAGAAGTCCGTGTCGCCGGTGCGGGTGGTGACGTTCCGCGCGCCGTACTGGTAGCTGTGGATCTCGTCACCGCTGCAGAAGGTCTCGCGGTGCGTGTACCCGCCGTATCCATAGGGGTCGGTGTCGGAGATACTGCAAGGGTTGATCGGCGCGAACCAGTAGAGCGCGCCCGAGAAACACGCCGCGAGGAAGAAGGCGAGCCCGCCCGCTCCGAAGATCATCACGTTCTTCATGAGGCCCTTTCGATGAGTGGCCCGGTGTACGGATCACGGGGTCCGAAATTCCCGCGCAACCGCCGCGAGGTCGGCCCGAGACGGGAGCCACGCGCGCACTCTCGCGCGCCTCTCGACGAAGAAGAAAGCCAGTCGTGATGAAGAACAAACCGCTCATCTTCGGCCTCGTGGCCTCCGCGCTCGTCTTCGGCCTCACCTGCTGCGTGGGCATCTTCAGCTTCGCCTTCCAACACCACGTCGAGAACGCCGGAGGGGGCGCCAGCGTCGGCGACGCCTGCGACCGGGCGACCGACTGTGACGTCACCGCT
This region of Sandaracinaceae bacterium genomic DNA includes:
- a CDS encoding YiiX/YebB-like N1pC/P60 family cysteine hydrolase, producing MLRTWRGIGLGATASFAFAYGVAFYTPTQVGTGASRLTDRWMDTLHEEARHGDWIVVRGTHIGDQVVAGGSMAELTHAALYDRERDEVIEAVGSGVHASPARELLAQAYRFLIVRPRSWDAERGAAAVERARSRIGYDYDFLGTIGLQSDRRFYCTELCVDAYRARERGWMPRGVIHPEHMTRFGQLVHDSGPRPRTDAVGQVDATLRARFAAVMAQAQGVDYAASVAPGLLRGGAPDARGIEWLAEQGVRTVVNLRHFHGRTEGDRVRAAGMRYEWIPLESTDAPTAAQVDRFMAIVTDPEAQPVYVHCLHGVDRTGAMIALYRMRVDGWSNSDALAEMEHFGAHDLLHDLRHFVSAYVPSR